The following coding sequences are from one uncultured Desulfobacter sp. window:
- a CDS encoding CerR family C-terminal domain-containing protein, which produces MAKKGNSHAPGTKERLLEAAIDVFGRHGFDSATTRMIAKAGNVNIAAIPYYFGGKGGLYQAVIDHIAGHIKNEAGDLFDQIDAMDFSQEEGARQARELIQAVLERFINFIAGSEQGPRFSRIILREQMFPSPAYDTIFEGFLKPVLDALSTLIMAASGESDPRQATFKAMTLMGQVIIFRVGRETIVRGLDLEGYSPQELEEIRRVVVENALAITTAPTE; this is translated from the coding sequence GTGGCAAAGAAAGGGAATTCCCATGCACCCGGCACCAAAGAGCGGTTGCTTGAAGCCGCCATAGACGTATTCGGCAGGCATGGCTTTGATTCGGCCACCACCCGGATGATTGCCAAGGCCGGTAACGTGAACATTGCAGCCATCCCCTATTATTTCGGGGGCAAGGGCGGGCTTTACCAGGCTGTCATTGACCATATTGCCGGTCATATCAAAAATGAAGCCGGAGATCTGTTCGACCAGATTGACGCAATGGACTTCAGTCAGGAAGAGGGAGCCCGGCAGGCCCGGGAATTGATCCAGGCTGTTCTCGAACGATTCATTAATTTTATTGCCGGTTCGGAACAAGGCCCTCGGTTTTCCAGGATCATCCTGCGGGAGCAGATGTTCCCAAGTCCGGCCTATGACACTATTTTTGAAGGGTTCCTGAAACCCGTGCTGGATGCCTTGTCCACCCTGATCATGGCGGCCTCCGGAGAGTCCGATCCCCGGCAGGCAACATTTAAAGCCATGACGCTCATGGGCCAGGTGATTATTTTCCGGGTGGGCCGGGAGACCATTGTCCGGGGACTTGACCTTGAGGGGTATTCCCCCCAGGAACTGGAAGAAATTCGTCGGGTGGTTGTGGAGAATGCCCTGGCGATCACTACAGCACCAACCGAATAG
- a CDS encoding thioredoxin domain-containing protein: MNRNRAVQILSIAGLIIAVLSALEVHLPWLASLCGYLGDGCRNAEAYTMSTIPIAYFGIGFYMALIFTAFYRPALAFWLIMAGLGYEFLLVKIMIDQNFFCVFCVLNLTIMLILTGAALKKKNLWQSVSAALITLVAFSTLIDYGSGADTASPDKADHNIAAIVAGAPIYHADLEAKIAGNLYGLKKQIFLLKRGQLEARIQNRLLTLEAEAQGISTDQLMADIYAGTPGVTEKDVADYYRENQSRLSKIKEDPAILRNKVTAYLNSQKRLSTMQAYLVPLMEKYQVKDMYKPPVLPLANVEIHNNFSLGPENAAVTIVEFSDYLCPSCRKAHHITQKIREKYKGKIRWIFKDYPLQRHKGAKYLAMAARCAGEQGKFWEFQDLLFSAEKTDLTRKDVMAFAASLGLDLEKFAQSMDNRTFLADVEQDLADVKKAGVNATPTIIINGKLHPGSPSYEEFSTIIDKELYPLQTPG, encoded by the coding sequence ATGAATAGAAACCGGGCTGTTCAAATTTTAAGTATCGCGGGACTGATTATTGCCGTGTTATCGGCATTGGAAGTCCATCTGCCATGGCTTGCATCCCTTTGCGGTTACCTCGGGGACGGATGCCGTAATGCCGAGGCCTATACCATGTCCACCATCCCCATTGCATATTTCGGCATTGGATTTTATATGGCTTTGATTTTTACTGCCTTTTACAGACCAGCCCTGGCATTCTGGCTGATAATGGCCGGTCTGGGATATGAATTTCTTCTCGTAAAAATAATGATAGATCAGAATTTTTTCTGTGTCTTCTGTGTACTTAACCTGACTATTATGCTGATCTTGACCGGGGCTGCCCTGAAGAAAAAAAACCTTTGGCAGTCTGTCTCAGCTGCCCTGATCACCCTGGTTGCTTTCAGCACCCTCATTGATTACGGCAGCGGGGCGGACACGGCATCACCTGACAAGGCGGATCATAACATTGCTGCGATTGTGGCGGGCGCCCCCATTTATCATGCAGACCTGGAAGCAAAAATTGCCGGCAACCTCTATGGATTGAAGAAGCAGATTTTCCTTTTGAAACGGGGACAGCTGGAAGCCAGGATACAAAACCGGCTCCTGACACTCGAAGCAGAAGCCCAGGGTATTTCCACGGATCAGCTTATGGCAGATATCTATGCCGGCACGCCCGGGGTAACCGAAAAGGATGTGGCCGATTACTACCGGGAGAACCAATCCAGACTGTCAAAGATCAAAGAAGATCCGGCAATACTGAGGAACAAGGTGACAGCATATCTCAACAGCCAAAAGAGGCTCAGCACCATGCAGGCCTACCTGGTGCCCCTTATGGAAAAATACCAGGTCAAGGATATGTATAAGCCGCCGGTATTGCCCCTTGCCAACGTTGAGATCCACAATAATTTTTCCCTGGGGCCCGAAAATGCCGCTGTGACCATTGTTGAATTTTCAGACTACCTTTGCCCCTCGTGCAGAAAAGCCCACCACATCACCCAAAAAATCCGGGAAAAATATAAAGGGAAAATCAGATGGATATTCAAGGACTATCCTCTGCAGCGTCACAAAGGGGCGAAATATCTGGCCATGGCGGCGCGGTGTGCCGGGGAGCAGGGTAAATTCTGGGAATTTCAGGATCTTTTGTTCTCTGCTGAAAAAACCGATCTGACCCGGAAGGATGTGATGGCCTTTGCCGCATCCCTGGGGCTTGATCTTGAAAAGTTTGCCCAAAGTATGGACAACCGGACCTTTCTTGCAGATGTTGAACAGGATCTGGCAGATGTGAAAAAGGCGGGGGTAAACGCGACCCCCACCATTATCATCAACGGCAAACTGCATCCGGGCAGCCCGTCTTATGAAGAGTTTTCAACCATAATTGACAAGGAACTTTACCCGTTGCAGACACCGGGATGA
- a CDS encoding radical SAM protein, with translation MSRDYPFETGVYRPPSEGGSASLLVRFTRNCPWNHCTFCTMYKGKTFNLRPLEEIKADINAMANLVVDLQAESKALGQGGQVTREAILALLEKAPSLNQHPGADMLIQWMAVGGKTAFIQDGNSMIMPPQDLIAALTHLTETFPSIERITTYARARTLAQRSLGDLKAIRAAGLDRLHLGLETGDDTLLKQIKKGVTADGHIEGGKKAMEAGFQVSEYWMPGLGGKEMTDQHAENTARVLSEVNPDYIRSRPFRPAPGSPMFDQVNQGRITQLEPGEQLLELRRMVQNLDVTSKVCFDHMGNYWRTASGDLVLHHEYEGYQFPDEKQTVLDRIELGLAFKQQPARFIL, from the coding sequence ATGAGCCGAGACTACCCGTTTGAAACCGGTGTGTACCGCCCGCCCAGTGAAGGGGGCAGCGCCTCCCTGCTGGTTCGTTTTACCCGGAACTGCCCCTGGAACCACTGCACCTTTTGTACGATGTATAAGGGGAAAACGTTTAACCTGAGGCCCCTGGAAGAGATTAAAGCCGACATCAATGCCATGGCTAACCTTGTGGTGGATCTCCAGGCCGAATCAAAAGCCCTGGGGCAAGGAGGACAGGTCACCAGGGAAGCCATCCTGGCGTTGCTTGAAAAAGCACCGAGCCTGAACCAGCATCCGGGTGCGGACATGCTGATCCAGTGGATGGCGGTTGGCGGTAAAACCGCCTTTATCCAGGACGGCAACTCCATGATCATGCCGCCCCAGGATCTGATTGCCGCATTGACCCATCTTACGGAAACCTTTCCTTCCATTGAAAGAATAACCACCTATGCCCGGGCCCGGACCCTTGCCCAGAGATCCCTTGGGGATTTGAAGGCCATACGCGCAGCCGGCCTTGACCGCCTCCACCTGGGGCTTGAAACCGGGGACGATACCCTGCTCAAGCAGATTAAAAAAGGGGTAACGGCCGACGGGCATATTGAGGGGGGTAAAAAGGCCATGGAAGCGGGGTTTCAGGTTTCGGAATACTGGATGCCCGGTCTGGGTGGTAAAGAGATGACAGACCAGCACGCCGAAAATACCGCCCGGGTGCTCAGTGAAGTCAATCCCGACTATATTCGCTCCCGGCCCTTCAGGCCCGCCCCCGGTTCCCCGATGTTTGACCAGGTCAACCAGGGGCGGATCACCCAGCTGGAGCCAGGGGAGCAGTTACTTGAACTGCGACGCATGGTCCAAAACCTGGATGTCACATCAAAGGTGTGCTTTGACCACATGGGCAACTACTGGCGCACCGCCTCGGGAGACCTGGTTCTCCACCATGAATATGAAGGATACCAGTTCCCGGATGAAAAACAGACGGTCCTGGACCGCATTGAACTGGGGCTTGCTTTTAAACAGCAACCGGCCCGGTTCATTTTATAG
- a CDS encoding RHS repeat-associated core domain-containing protein has translation MNIPDLKMVIASSILILSLALVPGRSFADCSCSKGSNGIYYIGIEHIATTCPSDPPSESKPYTYRQYAVRCPGSTLLNYASYGSITMSPGSLSSYYVSQGQRVLRNSSGTHIVSVGTRFTGTIAGVNFSGLPAGIYTADFDTYCCTLPGNTYSCTSYAPTDNDGDGFTSCTDCDDNDPSKNIGDSCYTSLPEDTTLGQEQVCMIESSMKGNPINIENGNKYEIASDILLPTPHKSGFVFRRFYNSRASDSGTLGYGWRHSYDISLTTGVMLDNISHIRIQDQTGRGRYFIQAGDDTWEGVFKEKSYVTAEADTTYTWHKTDGTRLNFSSTGLLQWIEDAHSNRFAMTYDGLSRLLGVTDQASGRAYTIQYNTDSRVQTITGPVTAAVTDGVLVTFDYDTSGNLVSVTYPDGSGYDYEYTDSNDSHNLTAKKDKTGHLLTSWSYDSQDRATASVSRDGSKTISINYVDASTVELTDAYGTLRTYTFTTFDNHFKKITSVSGPAECPSCSGDGPVRYEYDADLNITEKEFANGTINTYGNFDERGNPGTVTLAAGTPEQQQITYTYHETLSSPLNITRDSVLGTGQKITVYDYDDDGNSTPNEDPALLVHKKIETGYTKNAADEIVSYEYITEYTYNTKGQLTGIDGILPGTTDMITYGYDLISGDLLTVTKPLTGTTTFGSYDGQGNPGMMTDVNARQTAFTYDGRNRLLTTTFEGIHTSRTFTPAGEVDTITAPGSRTLTYTYDPVYGRLSRITDNQGSYHYYDYDANGNLIEQSIYNNADVLQKQTRFDYQHPDYPGRLWKIIQPDDSEIIYGYDAVGNVNAIENERLITTTYSYDPLNRLEQVIQPDTIVTDYGYDNQDNLTLIQDPGSNATTYVLDDYGRMLSETSPDRGETIYVYDLSSNQVTVTDANGIVSVYTYDVLNRLVSITFPDTSQNLTYEYDTGTDGMGRLTGITDPGGQSTFTYSAYGSIAGQTRMQTGLADAVTSFGYDPLTGDLVSMTYPSGLVLTYQHDSTGMPLQILADGHSLVSGIAYMPFGPVKSFSFGEDVITVDKTYNQRYQIERILAGDMDFNYQYYPNGTVQTITGMPSVVTITSSATDLFYQTGSNRLDYSTGTQAKTYTTDNHGNITSDGTLTYIYNQNNRLTEVRSGSTTIAQYVYDAFQRRVKKIASGTIICYHYDDQNRLISETDSSGNPLRDYIYLGDTPVAMKLYGENAGIYYMVTDHLGTPQQIFDNTGSTVWKAAYLPFGSVQFLVETITCNLRFPGQYEDSETGLYYNWHRYYDPETGRYLTPDPIGLEGGINPFVYAEANPINYIDPLGLLVGYIGFGGAGGLGGPGTKNGLTNFSALQGGIYGETSLRDKREWGTYIAGGEGDIDGGAISPIGLITGLSFGKVEDLQKASKAIGINFLGITVEMTYDPCSDSLLKGRGINFGFFGRGFGLGTYELDTKMDYKIINDNYKPFFPRK, from the coding sequence ATGAACATACCTGATTTAAAAATGGTAATAGCGAGCAGCATACTTATCCTTTCCCTGGCCCTGGTTCCCGGGCGGTCATTTGCCGACTGCAGCTGCAGCAAAGGCAGTAACGGGATTTATTATATCGGAATAGAGCATATTGCCACAACCTGTCCCTCAGACCCACCCTCAGAAAGCAAACCCTATACCTATCGACAATATGCAGTCCGATGCCCGGGAAGTACACTTCTGAACTATGCATCCTATGGAAGTATAACAATGTCGCCGGGATCTTTAAGCAGCTATTATGTTTCCCAGGGTCAACGGGTGCTGCGTAATTCTTCCGGTACGCATATCGTTTCTGTGGGAACCCGCTTCACCGGGACCATTGCCGGGGTGAATTTTTCAGGGCTTCCGGCGGGTATTTACACTGCGGATTTTGACACCTACTGCTGCACGCTTCCCGGCAACACCTATTCCTGCACATCATACGCCCCCACAGACAATGACGGAGACGGGTTTACATCCTGTACAGACTGCGATGATAATGATCCGTCAAAAAACATTGGTGATTCCTGTTATACAAGTCTGCCCGAAGACACGACACTTGGGCAGGAACAAGTCTGCATGATAGAATCTTCCATGAAGGGCAACCCCATAAACATTGAAAATGGGAATAAATATGAAATCGCCAGCGATATCTTACTGCCAACGCCCCATAAATCCGGATTTGTTTTCAGACGATTTTATAACAGCCGGGCTTCAGATTCCGGAACCTTGGGGTATGGGTGGCGTCATTCCTATGATATTTCTCTGACAACCGGTGTGATGCTGGACAACATATCGCATATCCGCATCCAGGACCAGACCGGCAGGGGCCGGTATTTTATACAGGCAGGCGATGATACCTGGGAAGGGGTGTTTAAAGAGAAGAGTTATGTGACGGCAGAGGCCGATACCACCTATACCTGGCACAAAACAGACGGCACCCGCTTGAATTTCAGCAGCACCGGCCTGCTGCAGTGGATAGAGGACGCGCATAGTAACCGGTTCGCCATGACATATGACGGATTAAGCCGGCTTTTAGGCGTCACCGACCAGGCATCCGGCAGGGCATACACCATCCAGTACAATACGGACAGCCGGGTGCAAACCATCACCGGACCTGTGACCGCCGCCGTAACCGACGGGGTACTGGTCACATTTGATTATGACACATCCGGCAACCTGGTTTCCGTCACCTATCCGGACGGTTCAGGATATGATTACGAATACACGGATTCAAATGATTCCCATAATCTGACCGCGAAAAAAGACAAAACCGGTCACCTGCTGACATCCTGGAGCTATGACAGCCAGGACAGAGCAACGGCTTCAGTCAGCCGCGACGGGTCGAAAACAATTTCAATCAATTATGTGGATGCATCAACCGTAGAACTCACGGATGCATACGGTACGCTGCGGACGTATACGTTCACCACATTTGATAACCATTTCAAAAAAATCACCTCGGTTTCAGGGCCTGCTGAATGTCCCTCCTGTTCAGGTGACGGCCCGGTCCGGTATGAATACGACGCAGACCTGAATATCACGGAAAAAGAGTTTGCCAACGGCACCATCAACACCTACGGCAATTTTGATGAGCGGGGCAATCCCGGCACGGTGACACTGGCCGCCGGAACTCCTGAGCAGCAGCAGATTACCTACACCTACCATGAAACCTTAAGCTCCCCTTTGAACATTACCAGGGACTCCGTACTGGGCACCGGGCAAAAAATAACAGTTTATGACTATGATGATGACGGGAACAGTACACCCAACGAAGACCCGGCTCTGCTGGTCCATAAAAAGATTGAAACCGGATACACCAAAAATGCGGCAGATGAAATTGTTTCCTATGAATATATCACTGAATACACCTACAACACCAAGGGGCAGTTGACCGGAATAGACGGTATCCTGCCCGGCACGACGGACATGATCACTTACGGATATGACCTTATATCCGGTGATCTGCTCACGGTTACAAAGCCCCTGACCGGCACCACCACCTTCGGCAGTTATGACGGCCAGGGCAATCCCGGGATGATGACGGATGTCAATGCCCGGCAGACCGCATTCACCTACGACGGCCGCAACAGGCTTCTAACCACCACGTTTGAAGGCATTCATACCAGCCGGACATTCACGCCTGCAGGCGAGGTTGACACCATCACCGCCCCGGGCTCAAGAACCTTAACTTATACTTACGATCCTGTTTACGGCAGACTTTCCCGGATTACGGACAACCAGGGCAGCTACCACTACTATGATTATGATGCCAACGGTAACCTGATCGAACAATCCATATACAACAATGCTGATGTCCTTCAGAAACAAACAAGATTTGATTATCAACACCCGGATTACCCGGGCAGACTCTGGAAAATAATTCAGCCCGATGACAGTGAAATTATTTACGGGTACGATGCCGTGGGAAATGTCAATGCCATCGAGAATGAACGGCTGATAACGACAACCTACAGCTATGATCCGTTAAACCGGCTTGAACAGGTTATCCAGCCGGATACCATTGTCACCGATTACGGCTATGACAACCAGGATAATTTAACCCTCATTCAGGACCCGGGAAGCAATGCAACCACCTATGTCCTGGATGATTACGGCAGGATGCTGTCAGAGACATCCCCGGACAGAGGAGAGACTATATATGTGTACGATCTGAGCTCGAACCAGGTCACCGTCACTGATGCCAACGGCATTGTATCCGTGTATACCTATGATGTGCTGAACCGGCTTGTGTCGATTACCTTTCCCGACACGTCCCAGAATCTGACGTATGAATATGATACCGGCACGGACGGCATGGGCCGGCTCACGGGCATCACTGATCCGGGTGGACAGAGCACATTTACCTACTCAGCCTACGGTTCCATTGCCGGCCAGACCCGTATGCAGACCGGTCTGGCTGATGCCGTGACCTCGTTCGGATATGATCCTTTAACTGGCGACCTGGTCTCAATGACGTATCCCAGCGGCCTGGTGCTGACATACCAGCATGACAGCACCGGAATGCCCTTGCAGATTCTGGCTGACGGACACTCCCTGGTCTCCGGTATCGCCTACATGCCCTTCGGCCCGGTAAAAAGCTTTTCCTTTGGCGAAGATGTCATTACAGTTGACAAGACTTATAACCAGCGGTACCAGATTGAGCGTATCCTGGCCGGTGATATGGATTTTAATTACCAGTATTATCCGAACGGGACGGTTCAGACCATTACCGGCATGCCGTCAGTTGTAACTATCACCTCGTCAGCGACAGATCTCTTTTACCAGACCGGATCAAACCGGCTGGATTATTCAACCGGGACCCAGGCCAAAACATACACCACCGATAATCATGGTAACATCACCTCAGATGGCACACTGACTTATATCTACAATCAGAACAATCGGCTCACTGAAGTGAGAAGCGGCTCAACCACCATCGCCCAATATGTATATGACGCGTTTCAGCGTCGGGTTAAAAAAATTGCCTCAGGCACGATCATCTGCTACCATTATGACGACCAAAATCGTTTAATCAGTGAAACTGACAGTTCCGGCAACCCGCTTAGGGATTACATCTATCTGGGGGATACACCCGTTGCTATGAAGCTTTACGGAGAAAATGCCGGAATTTACTATATGGTTACAGACCATTTAGGAACACCGCAGCAGATCTTTGACAACACCGGTTCAACCGTATGGAAAGCTGCATATTTACCTTTCGGGTCAGTCCAGTTCCTCGTGGAAACCATCACCTGCAACCTCAGGTTTCCGGGACAGTACGAAGACTCTGAAACCGGGCTGTACTACAATTGGCACAGGTATTATGACCCGGAAACAGGACGGTACCTGACACCTGATCCGATTGGGCTTGAAGGTGGGATCAATCCATTCGTCTACGCTGAAGCCAATCCTATCAACTATATTGATCCTTTAGGATTGCTTGTAGGTTATATAGGTTTCGGCGGTGCTGGTGGTCTTGGAGGACCAGGAACGAAGAATGGACTGACTAATTTTAGTGCCCTTCAAGGCGGAATATACGGAGAGACTTCGTTAAGAGATAAACGAGAGTGGGGAACTTATATTGCAGGAGGAGAAGGTGATATTGATGGAGGTGCTATTTCACCTATCGGCCTAATAACAGGTCTATCATTTGGTAAGGTCGAAGATCTTCAGAAAGCCAGCAAGGCGATAGGTATCAATTTTTTAGGCATTACGGTAGAAATGACTTATGATCCTTGCAGTGACTCATTGTTGAAAGGTAGAGGGATTAATTTTGGATTTTTTGGCCGAGGTTTTGGACTCGGCACATATGAATTAGATACGAAAATGGATTACAAAATAATAAATGACAATTACAAACCATTCTTTCCGAGAAAATAA
- a CDS encoding RHS repeat-associated core domain-containing protein gives MYPGQYFDAETSLHYNWHRYYDPSSGRYLTPDPIGLAGGINPFVYTLNNPTNLIDPHGLTGLEATIFIGRGLSLPSQTPYGLAFLGGFGVGMVINHYVPYWGEGRLGTDIYDWLHPTPAFEMARGKQTPRNWATEAARQSAQTNNTDPCDELSKMLDEAKCLMKQNVMEIIRRLEILLKLKNS, from the coding sequence ATATATCCGGGACAGTATTTTGATGCTGAAACCAGCCTACACTATAACTGGCACAGGTATTATGATCCAAGCTCTGGCAGATACTTGACTCCTGATCCGATTGGCTTGGCTGGGGGGATAAACCCGTTTGTTTATACATTGAACAACCCTACCAACCTGATTGATCCCCATGGATTGACTGGACTCGAGGCTACGATATTCATCGGTAGAGGATTGAGTCTACCTTCACAGACTCCATATGGCCTTGCTTTTTTAGGTGGATTTGGCGTTGGTATGGTCATAAATCATTATGTACCATATTGGGGCGAGGGAAGACTTGGTACGGATATTTATGATTGGTTGCATCCTACTCCCGCTTTTGAAATGGCCAGAGGTAAACAAACACCCCGGAATTGGGCGACAGAAGCCGCCAGGCAATCTGCACAAACCAATAATACAGATCCATGTGATGAATTAAGCAAAATGCTTGATGAAGCAAAATGCTTGATGAAGCAAAATGTAATGGAGATAATCAGAAGGTTAGAGATATTACTCAAGCTCAAAAATTCCTAA
- a CDS encoding IS66 family transposase: MATVNKTSIREEVDRLKQDFEKLCSEGKASPEIQAVMNSMLLIVELILAVFLEKKTRKGNKNSSLPSSQTPKDETAKSDPKSNGKGKKVSGELGNTRTIETTTISKAETCDVCGTSLDQTPSRGHERRTRIDIVFEKVVEHVDAEIKQCPNCAAEVKAGFPEDMPGPLQYGTGLKAFAIHLIISQMVALNRVQKQISAMIGAVISEATLLKFVWRLYQALEQWEAKSIESILQAPSIHVDETSFRVNRKNHWIHVYSSGGITLKLLHRKRGKEAIVDLNIIPRYGGVIIHDCWASYLSYDHCGHGLCGSHLLRELTFIVDSNQYRWARNMKKLLQETCRKIAKREDKCLTEKEYANLQKRYRNILTRGDKELPEIPPKPKGKRGKMAKSDAHNLWERLKEHETAVLLFAKDPYVPFTNNRAERDLRMAKVKQKVSGCFRHQRYADAYCRISSYLQTMANKGVNPLVAIQLALASEVPDVDSDWGE; encoded by the coding sequence ATGGCAACAGTGAATAAGACAAGTATTCGAGAAGAAGTAGACCGTCTGAAACAGGACTTTGAAAAGCTCTGTTCTGAGGGCAAAGCGTCTCCTGAGATACAGGCAGTAATGAATAGTATGCTGCTCATTGTGGAATTGATACTTGCAGTCTTCCTTGAGAAAAAAACTCGCAAAGGCAACAAGAATTCAAGTCTGCCATCCTCACAAACGCCAAAAGATGAGACTGCCAAGTCGGATCCGAAAAGCAACGGTAAGGGGAAAAAGGTCAGTGGAGAACTCGGCAATACCCGTACAATAGAAACCACCACCATCTCTAAAGCAGAAACATGTGATGTTTGTGGCACTTCCCTGGACCAGACACCCAGCCGGGGACATGAACGACGTACCAGAATAGATATTGTCTTTGAAAAAGTCGTAGAACATGTTGATGCCGAAATCAAACAATGCCCCAACTGTGCCGCGGAGGTAAAGGCAGGCTTTCCTGAGGATATGCCTGGCCCCTTACAATACGGAACTGGGCTCAAGGCATTCGCCATCCACTTGATCATCAGCCAGATGGTTGCCCTTAACCGGGTTCAAAAACAGATTTCCGCCATGATCGGGGCGGTTATTTCTGAAGCGACCCTTCTCAAATTTGTCTGGCGGCTTTACCAAGCACTTGAACAATGGGAAGCCAAATCAATTGAGAGTATCCTTCAGGCTCCATCCATTCATGTTGATGAGACATCCTTCCGGGTGAATCGAAAAAATCACTGGATACATGTGTATTCTTCCGGAGGAATCACGCTAAAGCTACTTCATCGAAAGCGGGGTAAGGAGGCGATTGTCGATTTGAACATCATCCCCCGCTATGGCGGGGTAATAATCCATGATTGCTGGGCATCATATTTGTCATACGATCATTGTGGCCACGGGCTATGTGGTTCTCACCTCTTGAGGGAGTTGACATTTATTGTCGATTCCAATCAGTACAGGTGGGCCCGAAATATGAAAAAATTGTTGCAGGAGACTTGCCGGAAAATAGCCAAACGAGAAGATAAATGTCTGACAGAGAAAGAATACGCGAACTTGCAGAAGCGTTACCGCAACATTCTTACACGAGGAGATAAAGAGCTGCCGGAAATCCCGCCGAAACCAAAAGGCAAACGTGGTAAAATGGCCAAGTCAGATGCCCACAATCTTTGGGAAAGGCTGAAAGAACATGAAACAGCTGTTTTGCTGTTTGCCAAGGATCCATATGTTCCTTTCACCAATAACCGGGCAGAGCGTGATCTTCGAATGGCAAAGGTTAAACAGAAAGTATCAGGGTGTTTTAGACACCAACGATATGCCGATGCTTATTGTCGGATTTCGAGTTATCTGCAAACCATGGCAAACAAAGGGGTGAATCCGCTGGTTGCCATTCAGCTGGCTTTGGCCAGCGAAGTTCCCGACGTCGATTCCGATTGGGGCGAGTAG
- a CDS encoding DUF4288 domain-containing protein has product MGTWFAAHVIMYIKYKDTKKQSDYPVYENVCLIEAETVDIAYERAHKIGKQYEGDSTGTFTWGNEPAEWVFGGIRKLIECQNSSEQLIADPNGDNKPLDGSEITYSQFIVDNKKMLEKLINGESVNLLYSE; this is encoded by the coding sequence ATGGGAACTTGGTTTGCGGCGCATGTTATCATGTATATTAAATATAAGGATACAAAGAAACAAAGCGATTATCCTGTTTATGAAAACGTATGCTTAATCGAGGCTGAAACGGTTGACATTGCATACGAAAGAGCTCATAAAATTGGGAAACAGTATGAAGGTGATTCCACAGGAACTTTTACTTGGGGCAACGAACCTGCTGAATGGGTTTTTGGCGGAATTAGAAAACTAATAGAATGTCAAAATTCTTCTGAGCAATTAATTGCAGATCCCAATGGAGATAATAAACCATTAGATGGTTCAGAAATTACCTATTCTCAATTTATCGTAGATAATAAAAAAATGCTTGAGAAACTAATAAATGGGGAAAGTGTTAACTTATTGTATTCTGAGTAA
- a CDS encoding Pycsar system effector family protein, protein MDYTKKSNFLFEVIKRYDHYIGTTNYKTALIMSFLVALILGLTIRMLTLSGGSTPHGIAYYAVAFVIYLTVFTSLIVIFHLLRVIFPDTRNPNTPKSLMFFGDVSNCEDGINGYFIKINSTEEDEYLKDISSQTYVVAGIVNRKFRILQLAINITKYCVLPLLAVSLFLLVFIKV, encoded by the coding sequence ATGGATTATACAAAAAAATCAAATTTCCTATTCGAAGTGATCAAGCGTTATGATCATTATATTGGAACGACAAATTATAAAACAGCCTTAATTATGTCCTTTTTGGTAGCTCTGATATTAGGTTTGACAATAAGGATGTTGACATTAAGTGGAGGGAGTACTCCTCATGGCATTGCTTATTATGCAGTTGCTTTTGTAATTTATTTGACTGTATTTACATCTCTTATTGTAATCTTTCACCTATTAAGAGTTATTTTTCCAGACACACGAAATCCGAACACACCAAAATCATTGATGTTTTTTGGAGACGTGTCAAATTGTGAAGACGGCATTAATGGCTATTTCATTAAAATTAATTCTACAGAAGAAGATGAGTATTTGAAGGATATTTCTAGTCAAACATATGTTGTTGCTGGAATTGTAAATAGAAAATTCCGTATATTACAACTTGCTATAAATATAACGAAATATTGCGTCCTGCCTCTATTAGCTGTTTCGTTATTTCTTTTGGTTTTTATTAAGGTTTAG